The genomic DNA AAGTTGCATGGATTGCCCCCACAGTTTTGGATCCTGATTTTTGAGAGACGCATAGATGAACTGGACTGCAGGAACAGCCTTTTGTCGAACATGCACTAACATCTTCCCCTTCTTCAAGTTGTCCAACTCTTGCAAAACAACCCAGGGAATTATCAAGGCAAGTTTGCCAATCCCTACAATGAAAAAAAGGccaaaacacagacattttgtaAGGCCAACTGAAGTCCCAcagttaaattttatttctaacacTTTATTTATATAAgctcatgctttttttttgtttttgtttttaactaatAGTTTTCACATTTAGTGCTCAAGAAATACCTAGCATTAAAAACGAACCAGTGAAATCAACCAAGCTTCCTCTTTCATTAAACCTCAAACTAAAAGTTGGTtacaggttaaaaaacaaacaaacaaaaaaaaaaccaaacaactacCAAATGAACAAGAGGAATAAAAAATTTTAATCAAGGAAGTATACTGACAGCAGTGGGTATCAGTATTATAAAACACAGTGATCAACGTGCTGTTACATACTCACCGTAATACTTTAGAGCAAGGtaacagcagctgaaaagaaCAGGCTAAAAACACTGGAGGAACCACAGCAGTCACTGTGCAAAACCAATCAGTAAATAAAAGAGCAGTGGGTTGTGCTAATTCTCAACCAACATTCTTAAGCAAACAACAGGAAGAATGGCTACTGGACCATACTTTTACTTGCATCTAAGTACTTTTTTCAGCTTCAAAACTATTACAAATGCATTATAAATGGAATacattataaatattataaatggAATAATGGTAATTCAGAGATTTCGTAACTGCTTTCTTGGTCCACCCAGGACAAATACTTAATTATATGCCTTCTCATTCACGTGGTAAGAATGCAATTTTTAAGATATCCACTAGCATCCACCTGCTTTGTAGTAAATAGGTAGTAGTCTGCAATCTTCTAAACATTTTCATAATTGGTCTGGTGTTtaattgcaaaattaaaaaacaatacaTTTAAGGTAGCAGTTCCCAGTTTACACAACACAATTCCTATCTTGACAAATAGACAATCTGACACACTCTTGGAAATTACTTGGAGTCTTACTAACATTATTTTCCACACGGCTGGAATACCTGCATTCGTTATCTAAATGAATAAACCACCACAATTATTCTTACAGTTTCCAAATATGTCTAACAAGAACTAATAAGCACAATCCTAATTCTGCTAACAGTAAATCATTGTTACCACTAGTAATGGACTAGATGTTTCAATGTTtctctcaaatatttttatcaatgaCCTTGAGCTGCAGCTCACATGGTGAATTACATTATCATTACATCATTATTACATCATACAACCATTtcctgggctgtatcaaaagaggggtggccaggaGGGCAACAGAAAGTGATTGAAACCCCCCTACCCTACTCTTCAGAGGCCCGACTGGAGTACTGCATATGGGCCCATGATCCCTGGCTCaggaaagacacagagctgttggTGTGATGTGGAGGAATGGCTACGTGACAAAGGGCACGTAAACATGGTACAGCTCGCTGATCACGAGTTTGAGAATTACAGAACCCAGCTTGTCTGAATTGTTAAGTGGCAAGGACACAGGACATGGTGGatacaaagaaacagaagcagtaaCCAAAGGAATGAAGATGGGAGGGATTGGCATTCAGCTTTAAGCACCAATGATGAGCTCGCTTTTGCACTACATATGAGTATTATTAAGACATGTGTAAAAGAGAATCTTTGGTAATCAATAAACAAGACTTGTTGATCACTCATATTGAGTGCCAGGTGCCTTGTTACCACAGTGTGAGACCAGAAGAAGAGCACAGAGATGTTTAGGGGGATGGAATACCCCTCCTGTGACAGGATAGGGGAGttgctgggcttgttcagcctggagaagagagacTCCAGGGACCAAGTGGGAAGGGGCAACCTCAAAGACAGCAAGGGATGCAAACATGCCCCTATTGGGGGCAACAAGCAGACAGCCCGTCAGCCTGTCCCACCTTTCCCAGGTGCCTTTACAGAACAgctatggggctctgtgtgcagcatgggaaataaacaggaggagctaGAAACCGTGGCACAGTTGGGAAAGTATGACCTAactgctatcacagaaacatgatGGGATGAATCTCACGATTGCAATACCAATTGAGGACCacaggcttttcagaagggaCAGACAGGATAGGAGGGGTGGCAGAACTGCCCTCTGTTAGGAAGTGGATCGATTGCCAAGAGCTGTGTCTGAGGAACAGCCAGATCAGGTTGAGAGCTTGTGAGTAAAAATCAAGGATTGTTCCAGTAAGGGGCATTTAGTAGTTGGGGTCTGCTGCAGCCCACCTGATCAGGAGGAGCCTGTTGAcgaggccttcttgcttcagctgcagaacaTGCCACACTCATGGactcttgtcctgatgggggatttGAACCACCCGGATACCTGCTGGGATAGCAGCACAGCGGGGGGCAGACAATTCCTGCAGTGTCAAGAACAATTTCCTGGTCCAGGTAATAGACAAGACTAGACCAACCCAAGGTGAAACCttactggacctggtgctcCAATGCAGAGAAGAGCATTAGAGAGGTTAactggaggcagcctgggctgcagtgaccatgccTCAGTggagtttgtgatcttgaagaATACAggcctggcaaaaagcagaggTGATGTgcttcaggagagcaaacttccagctgctcaaggaactgctgagtggaatcccctgggaaactgtccttaaggtatgggcacagagcacagctggcagctctttaaggatACTCTTCTGAGAGCACAATGGCTCTCCATCCTCAACAGAAGAAGTAGAGCAGGGGAGGCAAGCAACACTGTGGCTGTGCAAAgacctgcagcttaaactgagagaaaagatggaaatgtacagaaagtggAAGCAGGGTTGTGTAGTCTGGGAGAAATACAGGGCTGTTGTCCATGTGTGTAGAGATAGGATTAGGAAAGATaaggcacagatggagctgaacttggcaagggatgtgaaagataacaagaaggggTTCTACAGGTACACGGACAGGAGGAAATAGGCCAAGGAGAGAGAGCACCCTCTGACAAAAGGTAATGGGGAGCTGCCTTcctcagacatagaaaaagctgaggtactcaataAGTGCTTTGCCTCAGCCTTCACAGGTGATCAGGCTTCCCGCTGCTAGGATCCAGAGCCTCTAGGGGAAGGTGTGGAGAGTAGGATCTGTCCCACTGTCACAGTGGAAAAGTCCAAGTCCCCCTTATGAAACTGAACATGTataagtccatggggctggatgatATCCAGCCTAGGGTTCTGAGAGAcggctgatgtggttgccgagctgctctccatcatatttaaaaatcatggctgtctggtcaagtccccagtgactggaaaaagggaaatgttacTCCCATctttaagaaaaggagaaaggaagacctggggaactacaggtcAGCAAGCCTCACCTCTCTGCCTGGGAACATCACGGAGCAcatcctcctagaagctatgttaaggtACACATGAGGCAAAGAGGTGTTTGGAGATAGCCAGCATGGCTGCACCAAGTGCAGATCGTGCCTGACCAAACCGGTGgtcttctatgatggagtgacagcattggtggatGGGGGAATGGcagtggatgtcatctacctggacttcttcaaggcctttgacatggtccctcaccacatccttctctctaaattgaagAAGTGTGGATTTAAAGGATGGATTGCTcaatggattaggaattggctgaTCACAGCTAAAGGGCTGTGATCAGTGGTTCTGTATCAGGGTGCAGGCCggtcacaagcggtgtccctcaggggtcggtcttgggaccggtgttcttcaatatcttcatcaatgacagacgatggcactgagtgcaccctcagcaagtttgcagatgacaccaatcTGAGCGGTGCAGTCAatacactggagggaagggaagccatccagagggacctggacaggctggagaagtgaaaacctaatgaggttcgATAAGGCCAAATGCAGGGTGCTGCATTGGGTCAGGGCAatcaggtatttatacagactgaGGGAAgatcttgagagcagccctgcagagaaggacttgggggtcctggacaagaagctggacatgagccagcagtgtgcacttgcagcccagaaggccaactgtgttctgggctgcattaaaaaaggggtgaccagcagggtgagggaggcgattgtctccctctactcagctcttgtgaggccccatctgcagtactgtgtccaggcccacagtacaggaaggacatggagctcttggagcggctccagaggagggcactaggatgatcagagggctggagcagctctcctatgaggaaaggttgagggaactgggcttgtttagcttggagaagagaaggctgtggggagacctcattgtggccttccagtacttgaagggagtgtataaacaggaggaggaacggctgtttacaagggtggatggtgataggagaagggggaatggctttaaactgagacaggagaggtttaggttagatactaggttagatattaggttAGATACTAGTAgataggaggaagtttttcatagAGACActctggagcaggttgcccaaggaggttgtggatgccccatccctggaggcattcaagggcaggctggatgtggctctgggcagcctggtctgctagttggtgaccctgcacatagcagggggttggaactggatgatcattgaggtccttttcaacccaggccattctgtgactctgtaaCCCCTCACTGTGACcatccagtacttgaggggagctaCGGGAGGGAGATCAACTTTTTATGTGGGCAGTgtcaggacaagggggaatggttttaaactaagtgAGAGGAGATTTTGGTTAGATGTTAAGGcgaaattctttactcagagggcagtgaggcccgtcacaggctgcccagagaagctgtggttgcccccttcctggaggcattcaagaccaagttggaagggtccctcagcagcctgatctggtagaTGGCAAcaagcccacagcagggggagtggaactggatgggctttactgtttttttcaagtcactctgtgattctttgaagaCATATTTACTGAGAATTTAAGTACATAGGTATAAGCATAGTAGGCTTTACTTAATATCTGAACTTTTCTTAAGAAGCCTATCTGGGTTCAGAGAACCAGCACTTTAAGTGAGAGCCTCCTGGCTCACATGAAACCTACTGTATTTTTAAGCTcagatgttttttgttgttgctgtttgtttgtttcatgcaGCCTGAAATTCTTATATCTGTTTCTCCCAAAAATTCTGGTTGATCACCATGTATTCACATACCTGGTATATCCTCAGATTTCAGGGACTTGACAAACTCAAGGTGACTAATCATTATATTTGTGTCAATCACCACTAGTATGTTCAGACCGGAAGAAGTCTCTGGCAAAAAGAATAATAGCACAGTTATTATTCTTAGAAAATCAGTTGTCTGCTCACTACACAGGGCACTAACTGATTTTAATAACCAAATGCTTGTACCACCAAGAAACACAAGATTATGACATAccagcataaatatttaaatcctGTTCTGGAAGATCTATTTCCATACTTGTCAGTTCTCCACAGGTCTGTACTACAGATTGGGCCATCCTCTTTTCAATACGAGCAACATGCAAATCCTCAACTATCTGCATCTACAATAAAAAATATGTGCACTTCTGAAATCAATTATGGGTAAGAAATCATTTTTGAATTGTTTCAAAAAAATTTACTTTTGCGTTAATTACTTTGTTCAGCTGACTaaaactgaaagacaaaaaaaaattgagttgaTACAGAAAGTGTAAAGCTGTGAGTATCTTTTGCCTAATCTCCAGTATAAGAAGTCCACAAAAAGACATCCAAAATGCAGCCAAGAAATCTTTGTTCTGAGAAATCTTTCGGCCTAGTATCCAaaacttttcttccattttttgttaaataacCTGCAAGTAACCTGTCAGatgtttctcaaaaaaaaaaaaagtctctcccCCTACTGGAACACAAGAGGTTGGAAAATAAGACAGCTGAGTATGCAAGCAAGTATGAAGGTCCCTGGTGTTACAAAGAGTAAGAAGAAGGCAATCTTCCTATCTCAAAGAGTTCCTGATTACTATTTGAGCAAGTTTGTTTAGTATTTGAAAAAAAGGTTCCAAGTATTTAGATCATATAGATCTTAGACCAGCAATGCAAAATATTAGGAAAGGCCATGGAACTTCTAACTGCACAACATCAATGCCATGAATTGTAAATTCCAACTAACAAGTGTTAAATGAAAGCATTACTAACCTCTTGGTCGCCTTCTGGGTATTCACAGCCTTGAGGCAATGGAAAGGTTGCACTGCTTTGAGGGGATGGAAAGCCCTGcaggaagaattaaaaacaacaacataccAACATCACAGAGTATCAATTAAGACTGAGGAAAAAGCATCAAGTTTTTTACTCCTGTCAACAGTCAGAATATAGCACTTTAATATTATACAAGTACACTTACTTAACTTTTGGGTAGATTTTATATTATCTCTTACTTGGTAGGAGTCAGATGCGATTGAAAactcaaaagaaacaaataataatagaaaCAGAACTAGTTTGACTAAGCATTTAGTAGAGCAGATAAGCATTTTAACATGATTTATAGTGTGACCAGAAAAATCCATCTAGCAGGCTATGGGATCCTGAATCTTGCAAGAAGGCAAGTCTACTTACATACAAACTGCCTGCCATTCAGAAACCAGCCTAGAACAGACATTTGCACAATACAGAAATAACTGAGTTCTCATTACctgcttaaaacaaaatgcGGTGGCTTCAAAGTCCCCTTTTTCAGTCCCTGAATTACAACTAACTCGATCAGCATcctgttttttccatttacaaCAGTCCCattgctgcagtgtttcagttGAGCAGTGTGATGTATGCTTGTCAGCATGTTgatttttcttagaaaactCCTTATATTCTTCTTTATACTTTTCTTCACAAGTCCTAGATAACATATTTGACTTCTTACTGACAGGTCTATCACGACACGCCGTCTCTGTAGAGACTGTGCTAGGTGgctttttttgaattttttgaaTTCTGACATCTTCACTCGTTTTTCTAGATCTGTCTGCCTTTTTATGAGGTACATATAAATTATACACAGATGACTTCAGTTGTCCCAACACAGTTTGTTCAACTTTTACCTTTGGCTTACAGAGttcaactttgtttttcttcaccaCCTTGTCTCTCTGAACCACAAAGCTATGAcagtgtctttttctttctttaccatCAAAAGGACCTTTGTTATGATCTTCCCTGCTAGTTGTCACTACATCAGCAGTGCCTGTACTTTTTCCATGTTTAGCTTCTTTGGATTTAAATTGTATAACTATTCTCTTTCGCTTTTCAGATTTGATTAAAGAATTAGCTGTGGTTTTGCTTCCATTTGGAGATTCTCCTTGGGATTGTTCATCAGCACAAGTATTAGAATTTCGGTATTGTTTCTTCTCTTGTCTGCCTTTCTCTGTTTTGAATCTACagaaattttacaaaaaaaaaaaaaaaaaaaaaaagtcatgtaaTCTAGCTCAGTTaacataaaacaagaaaaaaacagcaagaaacacTGCCTTCCATTTAGGCAGTAATAACTGCATATTTATGGGTACCACTTTGATGTATATTTAAACAAGAACTTGCAACATCTGTCCTCTATGAAGCTTGCTGTAGGGCTTTCATTATTTACATCTTTGGCTGTAGAGCCATTTCAAAGtaccaaaataagaaaaagctttttttgtattttactaCCTGGAGAGATGTCCTTTTACAGTTTATTCTCATCTTAACACACAGATgaattttaacagcattttaattatATGTAGGGTGTATCACCCTAAAGATCAAGAATGCAGCAGTTAGGCTTGGTCTGCCACGTACTTAATGGCCCTTAAATAGGGCAGAATAAACAGACTGAGTAACTTGGAAAAGGAACAACTGAGGGAAATACATAAACTTTCTACAGGAATCATGATATGAAAACTGAATAAGAAATTACTTCTTATAAAACCagagaaaatattcattaaatttATCAGACACTAGGTGTAAAATACCCCTGACACTTACTCCCGTGCCCTATAACAGTACTATGGAAGTGCTGAAGAGGTAAAGGCCATTTAAGAAAAGCCTGTAGAACAGATAACTTGAATGTCCTGACAAATATGCAACAAGATTTTACCATGATTAAGAAACAGACCAAAGCTTTACCATCTCAGGATTCATAAGAACATTCATACTCTATATtacttttcaaatactttttacACTTGCTATGCTTAAGGTGAAAGGTTGCTTTATTTGCCTCAAGTAGCCTACATTTTGCTAATAGAACATGAAATATGTGGTACAGACCAACAAGGTACTGCtcaaggcaggaaaaaaaaaggctttttataACAGTAGTGTTGGAAGGATACTATTCCTACTTTATTTGAAGTGTAATGGTATACTTTATAGTTTAAAATTGTTTGAATCCTGTTTTCTCAACAACCTCAAACTGACTAGTTCAGGCAGAATCCACCCATAAATCTACTCATTAGTGCAATGCCAACACTTCAGTTAAATTGCCATATTCtatttactgaaaacaaaagtagaaaacaataaattaatACTTAAATTCAGTATTCAAAACAATCCAATGGTAGTTATATTTAATGCCACAGAATTTACCTTTGAaattctgtctgtctgtccacaGTTTGACTATACGACTCTGTGACTTCagagttctgaaagaaaaaaagcccaagaGAAAATTGCTGTAACAAACTCTTCACAAGACAGAACAAGCTATTATTTCACATTAGAATCACAGTGATTTTGAATAAGCTGACCTTGAAAAAGACAGCTACATGCCTCAAGGTCCAAAGGGGAGAAGTGTTACTAAATGTAACATTTTTCCCATAATCCTTTTTCCCAAActcctgtttttaattttccacCCTTCAGCTTGCCCAGTGTGGGAACCACTGAGCAGTCCTTAGGAATCAGCCCTGGAACATACAGTACATGAATAGTCTCCACATATGGTGGCAGCACCTACCAGAGACGAGTGGTacgctggcacaggctgcctagagaggccTGTGGATactccatccctgcagacattcAGGGCCAGCTTGGATGAGATTCTGGTCAGTCTtatctagcagctggcagctctgcccatggcagaagggttggaactagatgatttttaaggctccctccaacctaagccattctatcattctatgccCTTCACTCATACAAAGGAGGTAGTAATGCGCTTTATTGACACGAGACAGTGACTTAACAGAGCTCAATGGTAAAAATGACAGTGCTTTATCAAGGTTCAATTGCATGGCATGCTTGATTATGTATTGCGCAGAGGATTGAATCAGATGAAAATCATCAGGAAGACCTTACTATGAGTCACAAGACTCAGAGTCAAACACCTTGCCTTCCTGACACCTTCCCAGAGGACTATGGGAGCAGCTCACTCCAAGACTTGGTCAACAGTTATCTCTAAAGGATTGTATGCACCATCAATCCTTTTTATTACTTGCTAAGACTACACAGTAAGCCAGCCCTTAGTCACTCACCAAGTATTTGTTGTGggtaagaattttttttttttaatctctagGATTAAATAATCACTACTTTGACAAGTGTCCCTGCTCAAGGGGAAATCCTGGTGTGGGGCCCTCTGCCATGTGGGAGAGCTGAAGGGGCTCTGGGCTGTCCCCTTCTTATGGGGTGAGacctggtggatgaaaagcttaacgtgacccagcagtgtgctcttgcagctcggaaagcaaatggaatcCTGGGCTCcttcagcagaggggtggccagcagggacagggaagtggttgtccctctctgctctgctcttgtaagGCCCAACCTGcaatactgtgtccaggtctggagcccctagtacaagaaagatagggagctgttggagaggatccagaggagagccacaaagatgatcagcagcacctcccctacaaagacaggctgagggagctgggcttgttcagcctggagaaaagaaggctgtggggtgacctcattgcagccttcagtacctaaagggagcctacaaacagaaggggagtcaactctttgactgggtagataactgcaggactaggggaaatggttttaagttgagggagggaagatttaggttggatgtcagggggaagttctttacagagagagtggtaaggtgctggaacagctgcccagaaaggctgtggatgccccatccatccctgggggtgttcaaggccaggttggatggggccctgggcagcctgggctggtattaaatggaaAGGTGGCGGCCCTGCATGAGGCAGGGGGTTGGGGATTCATTAttcttgaggccccttccaagCCTGGCcgaattctgtgattctgtaaataataatgaggaattcaggaagaaaaggaggtacGAACATTTGGCTGTATTTTCTACATGAGCAAAAAGCTTTTAATGTGTGTAACTCAGGTTATTAAATCTACCATATCACATTCATCTACAAATGCCTGCAAACGTTTTTTAGAAACATTCATATTAAGATAATTAAAAGCTCTCTCATTTCATATATGCTTTGCAAAATTAGACAGAAAGAGTTAGCAAACTGGACTTATTAAACTACTGATTTACTGGTTATATattatttgcagaaaacaaCTTTCTAGAAGGGTAcacaagcaataaaaaaaaagaagcaaagccaCAGGAAAGCATCAGACTGGTAGCGGATGCGTTTTATACAGATATATATCATGTACTAATAATCTAGATCTAATTTTAGTAATTGATTTGTATCTCAGTTGTTAAGAAGAAGTATCTGAAAGTTGCTTTTTAAGATGCTAAAAAGTGCAATTTgtaaataatcagaaaatcaACATATATCGATACAAGATAAAGAATAACCAAAGAGGAGAATAATTTTGGTAAGTTTCATGCTCAACAGCCCTCACCAGACAGATATagtataatttaaaacaaaatccctTAATTTCTGAGACCTATCCTACCCGTGGGCTCTGGAGGAAGAGATCAGTTACCCAGCTGGAACTTGCAGCTATCTGAACATACAaccctcctgcagctcttggtgaagagcatttcattttaacattGATTCATTCTTCCATCACAAAACTGCTAAATAATTCACTCTTCTCTTTCATGTGGGGATCCGATTAAAAATACAATGATGAAGATAATCCTACTTTGTCATCCTGGCCATTCAAACTGtcctcctttattttcctcagtttcTGTTTGGACATCTTTCAAacctatgaagaaaagaaacagcattccTGTTatgatttcacatttttatttcctgctgataataaaaaaaaatactgcaactgcactgagaaaaaaattctctgtaGTTTCCTCTTCACATTACACAGCCACAGCCAGTCTGAGCAGGGCACCAGGGATCCACATCTCACTCGGGGAACTTCCCAGAAGAAAGgctggcagctccctgctctgccaccTGCTCGAGCCTTGTCACCACAGCAGACACAACATGCTAACAGAGGCAAACACCGTGCGTGACTTCAACAAGGCCCCAGACTTCTACAGCAGTTCCAACTATTTTTAGTTAACACCTCCACGCGTCATCCCACTGCTGTACGACAGAACGTTTCTCGGATACGAAGCACTGAAGCGATAACCGAAGCACTTCCAGGCTAACTAAAGGACAGTTTTTTACTAGCGATaagcaaagagcagaacaaGACAGAAGCGAAAAGCTGAGGCAGTCAGCTGCCAGGCTCGGCCCACTGCGATGCGCGGCGCCCAGGCGGACCGCCCCACCCCGCCCGGCTCCTTCCCGCCACGACGCTGGGCACCCCTCGGACCGGCCGCCGGGGATGGCGATCACGCCAGCTCAAACCGCGCGGACGGCATGCGAGGCCGGAAAGCCTTTCCGTTCGCTGCGAGTTTCGTCACCCGGTTACTTCAGGCCCTGAGAACTCAACACGCCACCTCCCGGAACGCAGCCCGTTCCGGGACGACGAGCCCCGTTCTCGTTTGAGGGAAGCACCGGGCGATGTGCCGGGCCCCCGGAGCGCGGCGTCCCCCCACCACAGCGCATCCCTTCTCTCCTCCTCGCTGCAGCGTAGAGCCGCCCCCACCCGCCAGGCCAAAACGAACCCCTCCAGGGCAGACCTCCAACAGCAGCCTACCGTCCCAACCCAGAAGgcccttctcccctccttccACCTAGGTGCTCTGGGAAATGTAGGCGGTGCGCCCCGCCTCCCGCCCGGCTGGGGAAAGAAAGGCGTGCGGGTGAGGCAGTCGGCCCGGTGTCCTGTTCTCAGCGCagaagatggcagcaggggaggCTGTGGAGGCTGGGCTGTCTGCGGAGCggctgcaggaggctgagaaggaggcagcagagaaTGGGGCGAGCTCCGCGGGAGGTGGTGAGGCCGCGGCGCTCAGTAAGGGCCGTTGGGATGCCGGGttgacggggggggggggagccgCGGCGGCCGTGAAGCGGAGACGGTGGCCTACGGCCCACTTCGACGCGGGGGGGTGGAGAGGGTGGTGTGTCCGCGCGTGGGGCCGGGACTGTGCAGTCTCATGTGGGCCCGGCGCCAGCAGTCCCGTCCGCTTCGTAGCGCGATTTCGGCCGCGGGCCGGCGGCTCGGGCCCGCCGGCAACTGGAATCCTGCTTCAGTAACGCGTGCGTTTGTCAGCAGGCCGGCTAGAAGGAGCGAGCGC from Lagopus muta isolate bLagMut1 chromosome 5, bLagMut1 primary, whole genome shotgun sequence includes the following:
- the SWT1 gene encoding transcriptional protein SWT1 isoform X2: MSKQKLRKIKEDSLNGQDDKNSEVTESYSQTVDRQTEFQRFKTEKGRQEKKQYRNSNTCADEQSQGESPNGSKTTANSLIKSEKRKRIVIQFKSKEAKHGKSTGTADVVTTSREDHNKGPFDGKERKRHCHSFVVQRDKVVKKNKVELCKPKVKVEQTVLGQLKSSVYNLYVPHKKADRSRKTSEDVRIQKIQKKPPSTVSTETACRDRPVSKKSNMLSRTCEEKYKEEYKEFSKKNQHADKHTSHCSTETLQQWDCCKWKKQDADRVSCNSGTEKGDFEATAFCFKQGFPSPQSSATFPLPQGCEYPEGDQEMQIVEDLHVARIEKRMAQSVVQTCGELTSMEIDLPEQDLNIYAETSSGLNILVVIDTNIMISHLEFVKSLKSEDIPGIGKLALIIPWVVLQELDNLKKGKMLVHVRQKAVPAVQFIYASLKNQDPKLWGQSMQLASQKIYGLCDENNDDRVLQCCLQYQSLFPQAVVILCTDDKNLCNKAIVCEVKALCKVDLVTALLNLNVNKHLNCLELQQSKCDREFQKTKESDAHLTFQKTERSDTHLTSQFPNIIPDLEKNLGEALSCILETEMKIVFGNLWMEILYLKPPWTLANLLQCYKKHWVAVFGYVVPRSLLATIEFLYKHFCTGKTLDTSTAVVLLQETKKLLHAFSLRSDYDGVLPRAYEKVNKLYQTCTEARSGSEQNSSEDSMILSKSSLCERMEETIPNLQNCGEKGLPASMHVAQEDRHQEIWSVLEGVWNTMNLYRLEIFQKLESNTVIAKSSFEEAFSGLQKLLAAVNYILEGIHRVLTPNSSFQDIWTLYNFLISFKINSSIVFSAEELYDCVSQELYRGRLEVGCCQLAELHHSIKQHHASAHMEAKTRGWL
- the SWT1 gene encoding transcriptional protein SWT1 isoform X5; translated protein: MKCSSPRAAGGLYVQIAASSSWVTDLFLQSPRNSEVTESYSQTVDRQTEFQRFKTEKGRQEKKQYRNSNTCADEQSQGESPNGSKTTANSLIKSEKRKRIVIQFKSKEAKHGKSTGTADVVTTSREDHNKGPFDGKERKRHCHSFVVQRDKVVKKNKVELCKPKVKVEQTVLGQLKSSVYNLYVPHKKADRSRKTSEDVRIQKIQKKPPSTVSTETACRDRPVSKKSNMLSRTCEEKYKEEYKEFSKKNQHADKHTSHCSTETLQQWDCCKWKKQDADRVSCNSGTEKGDFEATAFCFKQGFPSPQSSATFPLPQGCEYPEGDQEMQIVEDLHVARIEKRMAQSVVQTCGELTSMEIDLPEQDLNIYAETSSGLNILVVIDTNIMISHLEFVKSLKSEDIPGIGKLALIIPWVVLQELDNLKKGKMLVHVRQKAVPAVQFIYASLKNQDPKLWGQSMQLASQKIYGLCDENNDDRVLQCCLQYQSLFPQAVVILCTDDKNLCNKAIVCEVKALCKVDLVTALLNLNVNKHLNCLELQQSKCDREFQKTKESDAHLTFQKTERSDTHLTSQFPNIIPDLEKNLGEALSCILETEMKIVFGNLWMEILYLKPPWTLANLLQCYKKHWVAVFGYVVPRSLLATIEFLYKHFCTGKTLDTSTAVVLLQETKKLLHAFSLRSDYDGVLPRAYEKVNKLYQTCTEARSGSEQNSSEDSMILSKSSLCERMEETIPNLQNCGEKGLPASMHVAQEDRHQEIWSVLEGVWNTMNLYRLEIFQKLESNTVIAKSSFEEAFSGLQKLLAAVNYILEGIHSSEV